The nucleotide sequence TAGAAAGCATCATTAGGCAACCTCCAGATTGCTGGATGACTAACGCCTGCATGACCCACTACCAGAGCCTCCTACTGACTGAGAGAGTGTTGTTTGcacccctggctatcctgaacccTGCCACCCTACTGCCAGAAGCTGATGAATCTGCACCCATACACCAGTGTATAGACATCCTAGCAGAAGAGCCTGGGACCAGGAAGGACCTCACTGACCAACTCTGGCCAGGATGCCCTAGTTGGTACACGGATGGCAGCAGGTTCATGGTCAAAGGTAAGCGGagagctggggtggtggtggtagatggAAGACAGACCATCTGGGCCAGCAGTTTGCCTGAGGGGAATTCAGGTCAGAAAGCAGAACTGATTGCACTCATCCAGGCTTTGAAACTGGCCGAGGGAAAAATGATCAACATCTACATGGACAGCAGGTACGCCTTCGCCACCACGCATGTACATGGGGATACTTATAAGCAGAGGGGGCTACTTACGTCTACtggaaaagacattaaaattaaagaagaaattctAAGCTTGCTGGAGGCCATACATCTACCAAAGAAATTGGCCATCATACATTGCCCTGGCCACCAAAAAGGACACGATGCGGTGACCAAGGGAAACAAGATGGCAGATTCAGCAGCAAAACAGGCAGCTCAGGGGGTCATGGTTCTTCCAGTCGCATCCAAAAATAAAGAGACTATAGATGATTATGACATCAGAGACACCAGTTTTAGAGGAGGCTGTCCATATTCCTTTGGGGGAGATAATAATATGCGTAAGATTGTACAGGGATATTCCCCCTATGGGGTAGCagaaacagaagaaggaaaatcagtcctgtctcaaaaggaggGACAACCATATGTTGCTAATTTCCATCAGCTGACCCACCTGGGAACTAAGAAAGTTAAAGACATTGTTCACCACTCTGATTACTATGTGATGGGACTGACTATCAGACATTGCACAGGAGGTGGTCCAGAATCGCAAAGCCTGTGCCCTGACTAATGCTGGGCACCATATGGGGACTTCTGGTAAGCGACTCCGAGGAGATAGACCAGGAGACTATTGGGAAGTAGACTTCACTGAACTCAAACCAGCAAAATATGGTCATAAATATTTACTAGCTTTCATAGACAATTTTTCAGGTTGGGGAGAAGCATTTCCAACCAAAAAGGAGACAGCCAATGTTGTGGCCAAAAAGATTCTAGAAAAAATCTTTCCAAGATTCAGGAATcctaaggtaattggatcagacaatggccctgccttcgTTGGCCAGGTGAGTCAGGAACTGGCCACTCAACTGGGATCAATTAGAAACTACATTGTGCTTACAGACAACAGAGCTCAGGACAGGTAGAGAGGATGAATAGGACCTTAAAAGAGACCTTCACTAAATTAGCCTTAGAGACCAGCGGGAAGAATTGGACCGCACTCCTGCCTGCCCTCCTGCCTTTTGCCTTGTTTCAGGTGCGAAACACCCCTGGGAAGTTCAAGCTCACTCTATTCAAGCTACTCTTTGGGGGATCCCCCCCTTATCCGAAGCAGGGGGTGTTCTTGATCCTGATGCTTTTTTCCCCAACCCCTCTTTGCCTGCTTAAAGGCCCTTGGACTTGTCAGAAAAGACACCTGGGAGCAGCTCAAGGAAGCTTACGAGCCAGGGACCACTGAAGTGCCCCACAAGTTCCAAGTGGGGGACTCTGTCCTGGTCCGTCGCCACCGAGCTGGGGACCTTGAAGCCAGATGGAAGGGACCTTATCTGGTGCTCCTGACCAGCTGTTAAGGTTGACAGCATTCCCACCTGGATCCACGCCTCCCACATCAAGGCCATGACACCTACAGCCCAAGATGGCACCTGGAAGCTGGAGTGTACTGATGATCCTCTTAAGCTGCGCCCTCCTCGCCTGCTCACCTCTGATGAAGAATAACAACCCTCATCACCCTATGACTCTCACATGGCAAGTACTCTCCCAAACCAGAGACATTGTCTGGAGCACCTCTAAGGTCACCCCTCTGGGGACCTGGTGGCCTGATATTACCTTAGATCTCTGCCTATTAATGACCAGGTTGGAAACATGGGATATCCCTGAGGTCACACCTGATGACCTGCTGGTGCTCTGGGAGGTTACTCCTTCCCAGAGGACGGCCTCCCTAGGCTGTGCTTACTGCAGTTAAGGCTTACCAAATTTTACATCTGTCCTCGAGACAGGCAAGAGGCTAGATGATGTGGAGGCCTAGAACACTTTTATTGTAAAGAATGGAGCTGTGAGACCTCGGGAAATGCTTATTGGCATCCCACCTCCTCATGGGACTTAATAACAGTGTCCAGAAACCATTCGGGGCCTACCCAGTGCCCCCAGGGAGGAAGATAGGTGCCCACTTCTAAAGCTACCTGCAATTCGGGACCCTGCAATCCCATAGTAATCCGATTTACTTCACAGGGAAAATTATTCACCGAATGGCCTAAAGGATAATGGTGAGGGATCTGATTCTATGTATCTGGAACCGACCCCTGGGTAGTGTTCCAAATATGGCTAAAAATAGAAAGCCCCCCAACAGTTCCTGTGGGACCCGCCGCCGTTCTAGCAGAACCAGGTCCTCCTAAGGCACCGGGGAGAGCCCGGCCATTGACTTCCCCTCCTCCAATCACAGAGACCCCGGTCCCTACTGCTATGCCTCCCTCAAGGACAGCTCCACCTGCTCCTACCACAGGAGATAGACTTTTTAATTTGATCCAAGGGGCCTTCACAGCCCTCAAGGTCACTAACCCTGATGCTACCACATCCTGCTGGCTTTGCCTGGCTATGGGCTCCCCTTATTATGAGGGGACTGCCATTCCGGGTACCCCAACCAGCAACATGGATCATAATCAATGCAAACTCACTCTTACTGAAGTTTCTGTTTCTGGGCTTTGTATAAGAAGGGTGCCCCCTACCCACCAACATCTTTGTAACATCTCCATGactcttaacacctcagaggcaGATCAGTACCTATTACCCAGTAATAACAGCTGATGGGCATGCAGTACTGGGCTCACCCCCTGTGtatccacttctgtttttaatcaGTCCAAAGATTTCTGTGTTAGGATTCAGCTAGTACCCCGTGCCTATTACCATTCTGAAGAAGTGGTCATAGAAGCTTATGATACTGAATTAAAACAAGTCAGAAGAGAACTGGTTTCTCTTACACTAGCAGTCATGCTGGGGTTAGGCTTGGCGGCAGGCATAGGGACAGGGACCACTGCCCTAATCAAGGGAACCCAGGATTTACAACACAGCATTGACACTCTGCGGGCCTCAATGGATCAGGATTTACAGGCCATCCAGGATTCAGTTACTAAACTGAAAGATTCCCTTACCTCCCTATCGGAAGTGGTCATGCAGAGAGGATTAGATCTATTATTCCTTAAAGAAAGGGGGTTATGTGCAGCGCTTAAAGAAGAATGTTGTTTCTATGTTGACCATTCAGGGGCTATCAGGGACTCCATGAGTAAACTTAAAGAAAGCCTTAACAAGCAcaggcttgagagagagagagagcacccaaAACTCGTATGAAGGGTGGTTTACTAAGTCTCCATGGATGACCACTTTGTTCTCGGCCCTTATGGGTCCTTTGATGATTCTACTACTCCTGCTCACCATAGGGCCTTGCATAATCAAtaaattaattgtttttgttCGCCAGAGAGTTAGCACTGTTCAGATCCTGATGCTTCGCCAACAATATCAACAACTAGGGCAAATCAATTCAGAATCCATAGAACCAGAATCAGACctttagttctaagattagaattaTTTATTAGAGGGAGTGGGGATGAGAGACCCCGACTCAAAAATGTAAAGGATTTTAGGCCCCTAACAAACAAGCCTTTGAAGTCAAGTACACCCTGACCTCGGAAATAGCCGACTTTTGCTTAACTGGTCCTGAGATGCCCTGTTTCAGGAACTAGCTGACCAAAAAGAATATCTGAATGACTTGCCTTGTGACTATCTTTACAATGTTTAACCCCAAGGATGTTtgttccagataatctctaaccctccttaaggcataaactattgcctgacttcctcattctgtacttccccattacatgcataatttgtcctccaccccttgccttgtgaattcttTTTCGTCCACCCCCTGCCTTGTTACTGGGGGTCAATCTCCTCTAGCCCTGCGTGGTTACGGGACAACCCTAGTGCACTGGTTTCTCCCAAATAAACCTTGTGTGTTTGCATCACGAATggtctcctgtgaattccttgggtgTCATTTCATCCCGAGATTTGAGTGAGGATCTCCCctcacagggggtgggggggaggggagggggtgtcttTCAAGCCCACCACTCAAGGTGCATTTGAGGTATCAGTGTGACCCAGGAATGGATGACCCAATGCATGACCCAGGCTATTAACATTATGGATGTATTTTTACAATAAAGAATTTTAGCCagacagtgatggtgcatgcctgtaatcctagcacttgggaggcagaggctggtaaaCTCCGgacttctaggccagcctggtctacaaagtgagttccaggtcagccatggctatagagaaaacctgtcacaaaacaaacaaacaaaccaggagttttatttatggctaaatgcttggatcagggaaactgaagctccctcaAACAGATGATAGGTATCAGACAACCTCAGATGAAAAGCCAGATACATAAGGGAGACATTGTTGAGCACTATTATTATCCAGCACATTTTCATCAGTtgcaaagtagaaaaaaaaaacacaaattagtatagattttctagataagcctatctccAATCATAGAGAAAATGAGTCTTTCCCTATATATAGAAAGGGTAATTAATAGAATATCctgataaaggctgtcagccaaggtAAGTTAAATAAATCAATGACTGGTTAATTTCACATTGCATGATCTTACAGggaatacttaagaaataattacttccaatgcaagttttaaaatagaaaagtcaaacaaacctcctttgttttgtaaaataaagtagtacaaatccaaaaaacaaaaatgacttttCCATATATAGGCTGAAATAGCAAGATAAGAAAGGGgtttttatttaaaaggtataattaagaaataccCCCACAGTAACCAGGGTTAGAATTAGGGTCAGAGGATTAGAGGGTTACGGTTAGGATCAGGACCAGGGGTAttagggttaggatgcttagaaaattaaggggttaagataggattagagatttaggataagtcCTATCATTAGTCTCAGGTTTAGGGTTAAGGtagccaccattattcttgatggtccctCTGAACTGATagtatccctattacacaaagGAGAAATGTCAGGGTCAGGGTAAGTCTTAGGATTGGGTCAAATAATTTGTTTGTTGTGCTATGTGAACTCAGCTTCTTTTTGCTCATCTCCCTTCCTAATCCTCATTTTCATAATAGCAAAATCTTTCTCGCCCCTAATGAAAGTAGAAAGTAATTTATCCAAGAACCTAGAATTTCTGAATGGGAAATTTGTTAAATTATTATGGAGCCCAGTTCACCTACCACGGAAGACtaaatatgactcacaacatTTTTCCCAAGCTCACAAATAAACTGCACCTTAAGACATTCTTAAGTTTATTAAGAATGGCAGTAAAATTTCCTTGTCATGAGTTAGTAATtgctgatcaatttattacctattCTGAGGTCAGGACAAACCTCATACCTCCTCAGGCACTGaagagcttctttaaaagcatagACCTAGCCAGGTGAGGCACGCATACACtgccaccacacatacacatcactgggcacttgtaagccaggagactgcagtgagctccagccaaTCTAGaacacacagtgagttctagggcagccctagactatacagcaagatcctgtctgaaaacaCTCAAGTTAAAAAACATTACACTCTACATGTAAGCTACTCAAAGGACCTCAGTTTGAGAATAAAGGATGCAGGTGACATTTAGAAATTATAGCAAGTCACTTCAACGCAGCAACCTCTGGACATGAGGCTTGGAGTATTTCTCAGagagaatattaaataacactggctGACCTTATGGCTTTACAGTGATAACTGCAAACACAGTCAAAAAAGATATGGGCCAAAAGTTTCACCGCTGAGATAAAGGCTCGGCAGCTGAAGTTACCACCCTTCTAAACCCCTCTCGTGTCCCTACTGTTTCAactacacagtaggacagcaagaacaggttttgcacttagcaggTCCCATGTGGTCTCTCACTCTTAGTCTACGTCCTCCCACATTTAACAAGAACCtggacagccaagcagtggtgtaacacgcctttaatcccagcacttggtgggcagaggctggaagatctcttggagttcgaggcaagcctggtctacaaaacaataTCTAAGGACTCGCATGGCTaatgatgaaaccctgtctcaaaaacaaacaaaaacccttgtcAAGCATGCAAAATGTCCCACCTCTCTCAAACATGCTCCAAGGCCATCCCCTTATCCATCCACACCATCTTGccccacagcctcatctcaccCTGACAAGTCAGCagcactttaattcccagcaaggTCACTGCCTGATGCCTTAAAACTGAGCCTCAGGAGTCACACTTCCAGACTCAAgagatgggcaattctagttttgttttgttttgttttgttcttaaggACAGCAACGAAGCTCCTCAATGATCCGCTAAGTTTCACCACCACCTTCCCAAtagcaaaactgtgtttccaaatTGCCACAAAAGCAATGaggggacagaaaggaagaatacacaCAGACTTAAAGAATGGTGAACCTCCATGATACgacaatagaaaaaaactgggtaaaaaaaacacacacacacacatacacacacacacacacacacccatgccccTAGCACCTCATTGCAGGTGCCAGGTCCTCCAGGGAGCAGATAAGGTTCTAAAGCCTTGCCACATTCCAGAGCTCTCCTGCTGGGTGACCTGGGCCCTGGGGCCATCCCACCAACTGAGTGCTGTGCTAGAAGCCACACCCACGTTGTCAAATCCCCAAGTTGGTGTCAGGACCCTCTAACGTGGCCTGCCATGTTAGTTAAGTGAGGTTTTGAATTTGGGGTGCAGGCCAGTAGCTGTGAGGCACATCTCAGGAGAAGTCAAGAAGGAGACGCCATCAGAGCACCTCAGGCTGAGGAAGCCCCAAGGGGGCGCTGAGCTGAGGGTGAGGTACGCTCTCCCTGTGGAGATGAGTTTCCACGGAGACTCGACTCCCACTCAGCAGTGTCCAAATGCCCTGACTCATCCACGCTGAAACGCTGCTCTTTGTCTAGAGCCACGGACAGTTGAGTAGCCTGTGTCCTAGCTATACAGGAGGGTCACTTGAACCCAGGAATCCCAGTCATCTGGGTAGCACAACTAGATCCTCATGTCAAAAAGAACACAGTGCTGGGCTGCTAGGGCaaccctttagtcccagcactcagaaggagctagcaggcagagctcttgtgagttcaaagctaacctggtctacacagagagtcccaggacagccagggctacacagagaaactgggaggggggggggggaagaggatggaggaggatgaggaagacagTAGTAGTGGTATAGTAGTGGTCACCATCATAGACATAGTTGTGGTACTATAGTGGAGTTAGAGAGccgactcagcagttaagagtactgactgcttttctagagtacgtggggttcaattcccagcacccgcatggcagcaTACAGCCATCTttaactttagttccaggagatccaatgccctcttcccaCCTCTAGCAGCACCAGACATTCAcctgatgtatgtatgtgcatacatgcatgcatacatacatatacatgcatgcatgcatacatgcaggcaggcatataaaacaaaatggacTCAGCACTAAGCAAGCTGGAGGAGGCGTGGCCCTCCCCTCAGGACAGGGCGCCCTGCAGTTATCTGGGAACTTTTCCCTGTTTTGTTCAGTTGGGTTAAGTTATTTAGCCAGAGTCTCTCtccagcctaggctggccttgaatttatagcaatcctcctgcttcagcctcccaaagtCTGAGCTGTTAAGctggtgccttttttttttttttgtcctagggttggtgttattttttatatttctgtatttatttgtggGGGGGCATGCTCTGTGCTCACACACTCTGTCTCCACTTGCACTAATCCATGCATCAAgcactgtgcatgtgtggtgcCTGTCACTGCAGAAATGGAGAGATCTGAGGACAACTTTGGcagttatttctctctctctctctctatctctctctctctctctctctctctctctctcgcccctTCTACCGAGTgggtcctgggacttgaactcaggtcgtcagacttgacagcaagcacctttagtAAGCGATGTCGCTCAGCCCCTGAGAGGAAAGGTCCCTAATCCAGCCTTGATATGGTTTGTCCCTGGCATGGCCCACACCAGGACAATGTCattgtctgtccatctatccacaGGTCTCTAATTGGTTTGGCAACAAAAGAATCCGGTACAAAAAGAATACGGGGAAGTTTCAGGAAGAAGCCACCATGTACACAGGGAAAACATCCACAGTCACCAAGGCCCAGGGTCCCGGGGGGCAGAGCGGCTGCCAGTCCACACCCAGCCCAGGTGATGAGGCCATGGCCCTCTTTGACTGTAAGCTTTCTATGGGGTTAGATGTGACCCAAGCTACCCAATCCCTGTAGACAGCCAGTGCCAGCAGAGGGACAGACAAGAGTCTTAATTTCACAGGCCAGCGTCAACCACACAAGGCCAGGGGAAGTACAGGTGGCTGGATGATTTAGATCCagaatctgtctgtctgcctcccctctcttccAAGGCAGGCCTTCTCTGtgtagaactctctctgtaaaccTGGCTGCCTCCGGagtgtttgggattaaaggcaagtgccaccccCACTTGACCCAGAGTCTCTCTTGTTGAGGGGCTGAGCAGATGCCACCCAGAAATCCCTGTGACTGCTGACCCAGAGCCTGAGGTGACACCCCACCTGACTCCACCCATCTCTCCCAGGTGCCTGTGGCCCCTCCCCACTGACTAAGGGAACCAAAGTGGCTCTGACTCTGCAGGCCCTGGCCTTCCTCCAGCCCTCGCCCCCAGGGTTCCTCCAGGGCTTTGGGGAAGTAGAGGAGGCTTGGTGCTGTGTCTGGGGAAGGAAacctgaagaaaggaagaaaggtggGAGCACTTAGCCTCTGGGCTCAGATCCACCTGTCACTGGGGGCTGGGGacctggaggggtgggggggttcACCCTAGAAGGCCATCTGTCAGCCTGAGGTACATGGTAACTGGGGTCTAGACAGCTATGCTGCCTCCAGAACTTTGCCAGGTGACAGCTGTCTTCTTTGTAGAGCCTGTGATCTCCCAGTCTGTCCTGGGTATCGCACCACATGGGACCATGGCCCCATGAGCCCAGAAGTTTCCCAGAAGCTCCCTTCGACCCAGCCCCGGGGCTCAGAGTAGTGCCTACAGGGGTGGAGCTGGGTGAGCCTGGCTTCCTCAGGCCCTGCCTGCACCACCTTGAGTCCCAGCCTAATGCAAGCTTCGGGCTCTGGAGCAGCCTCTGGGCCTGCCTCTTGCACACATGAAGCTGAGGTGCTCTGGGACAGAGCCACCAGGAGTAAGGGAGCCAGGTACCAGTCTGCCCTGCTCTGAACCGAGCACACCTGTCCATTCCAGCCACgagtcaaaacaaaaaaaatcaaaacaaaagcaaactaacCGGGGAATCATCAGGCTGCACTGGTGCCAACATTCTTAGTTCCTTAATAAACAAAGACAATTCAGAGTAACTGACTCAATCTGAAATGAACTCCAAGTAGGGGCTTTACCAGTTGGATGGCTAAGTAACTTTTGATGGGTTTAACTGCTcagatgctttttttttgtcTGGTCATCTGTGTATACCTTATAAAGGATTTCCCCTTGAGGTTTTCCAGTGATGTCTGAAACATCTGAAGTTAGGTGAAGCCACAGTTTAATCTGCTCAAAGAATTCCTTATGAACTTGTTGAATCtaagaggctgaccttgaatttgctgtgtcctgtcccccagaccttgcttctgcctccgaagtgctgagattacaggtatgtaccaccagggccagcttattcaaatacattcttCATACAGCcctatagaatattactcagaatAGTGACTTTTTTCATATACTCCTTCAAGTTTTTTGATAAACTGGAAAGAGTTTTTCTGGATTGTATTGCTAAGACTTTATGTTCATCCAATTAATAGAGTTCACTTCTAATAGTTCCGTGAg is from Apodemus sylvaticus chromosome 8, mApoSyl1.1, whole genome shotgun sequence and encodes:
- the LOC127690895 gene encoding uncharacterized protein LOC127690895 yields the protein MTNACMTHYQSLLLTERVLFAPLAILNPATLLPEADESAPIHQCIDILAEEPGTRKDLTDQLWPGCPSWYTDGSRFMVKGKRRAGVVVVDGRQTIWASSLPEGNSGQKAELIALIQALKLAEGKMINIYMDSRYAFATTHVHGDTYKQRGLLTSTGKDIKIKEEILSLLEAIHLPKKLAIIHCPGHQKGHDAVTKGNKMADSAAKQAAQGVMVLPVASKNKETIDDYDIRDTSFRGGCPYSFGGDNNMRKIVQGYSPYGVAETEEGKSVLSQKEGQPYVANFHQLTHLGTKKVKDIVHHSDYYVMGLTIRHCTGGGPESQSLCPD